The following nucleotide sequence is from Chloroflexota bacterium.
GGCGGTGCCGAGGCCCTTCCCCACGCGCCCCGCCCCCAATAATTCAAAGGTCTCCTCAGGGAGAGGGCTGGGGTGAGGGGTCTTGCCTCGTCCTCCGCGTCCCCTCCGGCATTTCGGCCGAGAACCTGCCCTCGCGCCCGTCCGGTCCCCTCTCCATCGATGGGAGAGGGTTAGGGTGAGGGTGATCCGACGTGGGGCGCGGGATGTCGAACAATTGTGCGAAGTTCTCCACTTGGAAGGAGCCGCTTAGCCATGCCACTTGAAGTCTTCGACTATCGCCGAGATATCAAGAACGTCGTCATCACGCCCGAAGTCCGCGCGCGCTTTCTGCGCTTCGAGCCGGGCGACGTGGCCACGCGCCACAGCCACGACCTGGGCGCCGAGGTCTTCTTGATCATGCAGGGCCGCGCCGAGTTCGAGATCGAGGGCGAAACCGCGGTCCTGGGGCCGGGCGAGCTGTGCTTCGCCGGTCGGGACGAGATGCACCAGGTGCGCGTCGTCGGCGACGAGCCGGTCATCATGTATCTCTCGGTAACGCCGCATGTCGAGCCGACGCACACCATGTACGCCGAGGACGGATCGCGTCTGCCGCCCAAGTACGGTCATGCGACGAGCGAGGAGCGCGCCGAGCACGATCCGTCCGCGGGGATCTCCACGGCGGACCTTGCCCTCGAGCACTTCCGGGCATCGCGGGAGCTGGCCCGGCTCGCCCGCGAGACCGCCGCCCGCCACGCCGCGCGCACCGCCGAGATCGAGCAGCTGTCGACAACCGGTGACGACGCCGGCGCCAAGGCCATCGTGGACGCCATGTGGCCCGACACCTACGCCACCCTCAGCGCCGTGGCCCGCGTCGAAGTCGCCTGGAACGAGCTCGCCGCGCGCGTGGACTCGGGCTAGCTGCTCTCTCCGCAACGTTTGTTGACGGCAAGCGTCTACCGGCATCGGAATCGAGAATCCGTTCGTGGTGAGCCCTTCGGCAGGCTCAGGACAGGCTCTGTCGAACCACGC
It contains:
- a CDS encoding cupin domain-containing protein, with amino-acid sequence MPLEVFDYRRDIKNVVITPEVRARFLRFEPGDVATRHSHDLGAEVFLIMQGRAEFEIEGETAVLGPGELCFAGRDEMHQVRVVGDEPVIMYLSVTPHVEPTHTMYAEDGSRLPPKYGHATSEERAEHDPSAGISTADLALEHFRASRELARLARETAARHAARTAEIEQLSTTGDDAGAKAIVDAMWPDTYATLSAVARVEVAWNELAARVDSG